The following DNA comes from Cedecea neteri.
TTGCGTTTTGCTGTGCTGGCGGGCATCACGGCAATAAACGGCAAGCCAAGCAGGCGAGCAAAATAGGCTTCTGACACCGCCGTTGAACCAGAGGAGGCTTCGATAATAGTAGTGCCTTCTTTAATCCAGCCGTTACACAGCCCGTACAGGAACAGAGAGCGCGCGAGACGGTGCTTCAGGCTGCCGGTCGGGTGGGTGCTCTCATCCTTCAGATACAGCTGAATACCCGGAAAAGCGGGCAAAGCCAGACGGATAAGATGCGTATCCGCAGAGCGTTGATAGTCGGCGTTGATCTCGCTGATGGCGTTGGTTACCCAGGTGCTGGTCATGGAAAATTCTCATTTATCAATTTGTGCTTAGCGTAATCCAAAGTCCGGATAAAAAAGTTGCCATTTTGCCTGTTTAGCGTTTCCATTAGAGAAAATATTTCTCTCTGGTGGTCTCATGATAGATAAAATTGACCAAAAGCTGCTGGCGATGCTGCAGCAGGACTGTACCCTGTCTTTGCAGGCGCTGGCGGATGCCGTTAATCTGACCACCACCCCGTGCTGGAAACGCTTAAAACGCCTGGAAGACGAAGGCTATATTCGCGGCAAAGTGGCGCTGCTGGACCCGGAAAAACTTGGCCTGGGCCTGACGGCTTTTGTGCTGATTAAAACCCAGCAGCACAGCAGCGAGTGGTACTGCAAATTTGTCTCGGTGGTGGAAGCCATGCCCGAAGTACTGGGGTTCTGGCGCATGGCTGGCGAATACGACTATCTGATTCGGGTTCAGGTGGCCGACATGAAGCGGTACGACGACTTTTATAAGCGGCTGGTGAACGGCATCCCGGGATTAAGCGATGTCACTTCGAGTTTTGCCATGGAACAGATAAAATACACCACAGCATTACCTCTAACTTCCTGATTCCGCACTGGCGGAACAGTAGCCTTCACTCTTTTGCCCTGGCCGGCAGGCAGCATTTCAGGATCTAAACTTCGTGCGATTATTTGCTCAATTAAGCTGGTACTTCACCCGCGAGTGGCGACGCTACCTCGGCGCGGTGGCATTGCTTATTATCATCGCTATTTTACAGCTCGTGCCGCCAAAAGTGGTGGGCGTGATTGTGGATGGCGTCGTGCAGCAGCGTCTCTCCTCTCAGCAGGTGCTGATGTGGATTGGCCTGATGCTGCTTATTGCCGTAGTGGTTTATCTGGTGCGCTATGTCTGGCGTGTTCTGCTGTTCGGGGCGTCTTACCAGCTTGCGGTTGAGCTGCGGGAAAACTATTACCGCCAGCTAAGCCGCCACCACCCTGAGTTTTATCTCCGCCACCGTACCGGCGACCTGATGGCGCGCGCGACTAACGATGTCGATCGCGTGGTATTCGCCGCGGGGGAAGGGGTGCTAACGCTGGTAGACTCGCTGGTCATGGGGCTGGCGGTGCTGATCGTCATGTCCACTCAAATCAGCTGGCAGCTCACTCTGCTGGCGCTTTTGCCAATGCCGATCATGGCCGTGGTGATCAAACGCGACGGTGCCCGTTTGCACGATCGCTTCAAAGTGGCGCAGGCTGCGTTCTCAGCCTTAAACGATCGTACTCAAGAAAGCATGACCAGCATCCGCATGATCAAGGCGTTCGGCCTTGAAGACAGGCAGTCGGCGCTGTTTGCCGCCGAAGCTCAGGATGCCGGGGCGAAGAACATGCGCGTTGCGCGTATTGATGCCCGTTTTGATCCCACCATTTATGTGGCGATTGGGGCCGCAAACCTTTTAGCCATCGGCGGCGGAAGCTGGATGGTTATCGACGGCGCGCTTACCCTGGGGCAGCTCACAAGCTTTGTGATGTACCTCGGTCTGATGATCTGGCCAATGCTGGCGCTGGCCTGGATGTTCAATATTGTCGAACGAGGAAGTGCGGCCTACAGCCGTATCCGCGCGATGCTGGAAGAAGAGCCGGGCGTGGTCGACGGTGATAAAACGCTGCCGGAAGGGCGGGCTGAACTGGTGGCTGCGATTCGACAGTTCCACTACCCGCAGACAGCTCAGCCGACGCTGCAAAACGTCAACTTCACCCTTAAACCGGGTGAAATGCTTGGCCTGTGCGGGCCAACGGGGTCCGGTAAAAGCACGATTCTCGCGCTGATCCAGCGTCATTTCGACGTGGAAGAGGGCGATATTCGCTACCACGATATTCCGCTCACGGCGCTGAAAATTGACGGCTGGAGAAGCCGCCTGGCTATCGTGAACCAGACGCCATTCCTGTTCTCTGACACCGTAGCCAGCAACATTGCGCTGGGTAAGCCGGGTGCAACGCAGGAGGAGATTGAGCATGTCGCTCGCCTGGCCAGCGTCCATGAAGATATCCTGCGCTTGCCGCAAGGGTACGACACCGAAGTGGGTGAGCGTGGGGTCATGCTTTCCGGCGGGCAAAAACAGCGCATTTCTATTGCCAGGGCGCTGCTGCTTGATGCCGAAATCCTGATCCTGGATGACGCGCTTTCCGCAGTAGATGGCCGCACCGAGCACCAAATTCTGCACAACCTGCGCGAGTGGGGCGAACATCGCACGGTTATTATCAGTGCCCACCGCCTGTCGGCATTAACGGAAGCCAGCGAGATCCTGGTGATGCAGCACGGACATATTGCCCAGCGCGGCAGCCATGACGCGCTGGCGTCTCAGTCGGGCTGGTATCGGGATATGTACCGTTACCAACAGCTGGAGGCCGCGCTGGACGAAGCGCCGGAGCAGGAAGAAGTCAGGGAGAACGCCAATGAGTCGTAAACAACAGTGGCCTACCATTAAGCGCCTGCTGGCTTACGGATCGCCGTGGCGCAAACCGCTGGGCGGAGCGATGCTCATGCTTTGGGTCGCGGCTGCCGCTGAGGTTTGCGGCCCGGTATTGGTGAGCTATTTCATTGATAACCTGGTGGCGAAAAACCAAATGCCGCTTGGCCTCGCGGCCGGACTGGCGGTGGCTTATATCCTGCTGTCAATCAGCGCCGCAGGACTGCACTATCTTCAGGCGCTGCTGTTTAACCGGGCGGCGGTGGGCGTGGTGCAAAAACTGCGTACCGATGTCATGGACGCTGCACTGCGTCAGCCGCTGAGCGCGTTTGACACGCAGCCGGTAGGGCAACTGATCTCGCGCGTAACAAACGACACCGAAGTAATTCGCGATCTGTATGTCACCGTTGTGGCAACGGTACTGCGCAGCGCGGCGCTGATTGGCGCTATGCTGGTGGCGATGTTCACGCTTGACTGGCGCATGGCGCTGGTGGCGATAACTATCTTCCCGGCGGTGATCGCCGTGATGTTTATCTACCAGCGCTACAGCACGCCGATTGTGCGCCGGGTCCGCGGCTATCTGGCGGACATTAACGACGGGTTTAACGAAGTTATCAACGGCATGAGCGTGATTCAGCAGTTTCGCCAGCAGGCCCGCTTCGGCGAACGCATGGGGCAGGCAAGCCGTTCTCATTATCTCGCACGCATGCAAACCCTTCGGCTCGACGGCTGGCTTCTGCGGCCGCTGCTGAGCCTGTTTTCGGCGATGATTCTGTGCGGCCTGCTGATGCTGTTCGGCTTCACCTCGCGCGGCACCATCGAAGTTGGCGTACTGTATGCCTTTATTAACTATCTTGGCCGCCTGAACGAACCGCTGATCGAGCTGACTACCCAGCAGTCCATTCTGCAGCAGGCGGTGGTGGCCGGGGAGCGCGTGTTTGAGCTGATGGACGGCAAACGACAGGATTACGGCAATGACAATCGGCCCCTCGCCAGCGGCGCTATCAGCGTCGATAACGTCTCATTTGCCTACCGGGGCGATCGCCTGGTGCTGCAGGACATTAATCTGGAAGTGCCTTCGCGCAGCTTTATTGCCCTGGTCGGGCATACCGGCAGCGGGAAAAGCACCCTGGCCAACCTGCTGATGGGCTATTACCCGTTAACGAAGGGTGAAATACGCCTCGATTGCCGGCCGCTGGACTCCCTCAGCCATGAAACGCTGCGTCGCGGCGTGGCGATGGTGCAGCAGGATCCGGTGGTGATGGCCGATTCGTTCTTTGCCAACGTAACCCTGGGACGGGATATTAGCGAAGAAATGGTCTGGCAGGCACTGGAGACGGTTCAGCTTGCCGAACTGGCGCGTGCACTGCCGGAAGGCATTCATACCCGCCTGGGTGAGCAGGGGAACAATCTCTCCGTTGGTCAGAAGCAGCTGCTTGCTCTGGCGCGCGTGCTGGTTGAAGCGCCGCAGATCCTGATTCTTGATGAGGCTACGGCAAACATCGACTCCGGGACCGAGCAGGCGATCCAGCGGGCGCTGGCGGCGGTACGTCAGCACACAACCCTGGTGGTGATTGCCCATCGTTTGTCCACTATTACCGACGCCGACACGATTCTGGTGCTGCATCGCGGTCAGGCCGTGGAACGCGGCACGCACAGCGAACTGCTGGCGCAGCAGGGCCGCTACTGGCAAATGTATCAGCTTCAGTTAGCGGGCGAGGAACTAGCCGCCTCTGCACAGGAAGAATCGCTCACGGCCTGATGCACCACAACCATGCAATGGGCCGCATAAAAACCTTCGCTTCTCCGCGTTGGTGCAAAATGAAAACGCATCCTGCACTGCAGTGGTGCGTTTTTTCTTTTCAGACTAATCCCGCCCGATCTCACTCCCTGACCCGGCTTTCCTGTAACCCGCCTGAAGCCTGAAAACGTGCTGAATCACCCTGATTTTCTATTCCTGGCATGGGCTTTGCTTTGCTCTCTACGTGCAGGTAACGACCTAATTCTGAGTGGAGAGAATTTATGAAGCTGGTAACCGTGGTAATCAAACCGTTCAAGCTTGAAGACGTGCGTGAAGCGCTCTCTTCAATCGGTATTCAGGGGCTTACCGTGACCGAAGTTAAAGGTTTCGGCCGCCAGAAAGGCCATGCGGAGCTTTACCGTGGTGCCGAGTACAGCGTCAACTTTCTGCCGAAAGTAAAAATCGATGTTGCTATTGCTGACGACCAGCTCGATGAAGTTATCGACGTGATCAGCAAAGCCGCCTACACCGGCAAAATCGGTGATGGGAAAATCTTCGTTGCAGAACTGCAACGCGTTATTCGTATTCGTACCGGCGAAGCCGACGAAGCCGCTCTGTAACTGCTGGCAAGCCTTGATTGGGATGGGAAAAATGAAAAAATTAGCTGCACTCCTTGGTTTAGGCGCCCTGGCTTTATTGCCGACGCTCGCCTTCGCTGCGGACGCGCCTGCGGTCGCGGACAAAGCCGACAACGCCTTTATGATGATATGCACCGCGCTGGTGCTGTTTATGACCATCCCAGGCCTTGCGCTTTTTTACGGCGGTCTGATTCGCTCTAAAAACGTGCTGTCGATGCTGACGCAAATCTCCGTCACCTTCGCCCTGGTTTGCGTGCTGTGGGTCGTGTACGGCTACAGCCTGGCGTTTGGTACCGGCAACAACTTCTTCGGCAGCTTTGACTGGGTGATGCTGAAAAACATCCAGTTGAAAGCGCTGATGGGCACTTTCTATCAGTACATTCATGTGGCGTTCCAGGGCTCCTTCGCCTGTATTACCGTTGGACTGGTGGTAGGGTCGCTCTCCGAACGCGTGCGCTTCTCTGCGGTAGTGATTTTTGCTGCCGTCTGGCTGACGCTCTCTTATGTGCCAATTGCGCACATGGTCTGGGGCGGCGGTATTCTGGCTACGCACGGCGCGCTGGACTTCGCGGGCGGTACCGTGGTGCACATTAACGCCGCTGTTGCTGGCTTAGTAGGTGCTTACCTGGTGGGTAAACGCGTTGGCTTCGGCAAAGAAGCATTCAAGCCGCACAACCTGCCAATGGTGTTTATCGGTACTGCAATCCTGTACTTCGGCTGGTTTGGCTTTAACGCCGGTTCCGCAAGCGCGGCAAACGAAATTGCAGCTCTGGCGTTCGTGAATACCGTTGTTGCCACTGCTGCGGCGATTCTCTCCTGGGTCTTCGGCGAGTGGGCACTGCGCGGTAAACCTTCTCTGCTGGGCGCCTGTTCAGGTGCTATCGCAGGTCTGGTCGGTATTACCCCTGCGTGTGGCTATGTTGGCGTGGGCGGCGCGTTGCTGATTGGCCTGGTTGTTGGTCTGGCTGGCCTGTGGGGCGTGACGACGCTGAAAAAATGGCTGAACGTGGATGACCCATGTGATGTGTTCGGTGTGCACGGCGTCTGCGGCATCATCGGCTGCATCATGACCGGTATCTTCGCGGCAACTTCTCTGGGCGGTGTGGGTTATGCAGAAGGCGTGACTATGGGGCATCAGCTTCTGGTTCAGCTTGAAAGCGTGGCTATCACCATTGTCTGGTCTGGCGTGGTGGCGTTCATCGCGTTCAAGATTGCTGACCTGACCGTAGGTCTGCGCGTACCAGAAGAGCAAGAGCGCGAAGGCCTGGACGTGAACAGCCACGGCGAAAACGCGTACAACAACTGATTCGTTATCAAAACCTCGCCCGGTTGGGCGAGGTTTTACTTCTCTCTGAATGCCACCTGTTATGCAGGTGGTTTTTTTATTTCAGCGTTAACTACCCGCGATGGCGCATGACGCCTTCCTGAACCGTCGATGCGACCAGTACGCCATCCTGCGTATAAAACTCCCCACGAACAAAGCCGCGAGCGCTTGACGCGGAGGTGCTTTCCACGCTGTACAGCAGCCACTCGTTCATGTCGAACGGACGGTGGAACCACATGGAATGATCGATAGTCGCGACCTGCATCCCCGGTTCGAGGAAACCGACGCCATGCGGCTGTAAGGCAACCGGCAGGAAATTGAAGTCGGACGCATAGCCGAGCAGATACTGATGCACACGCAGATCCTGTGGCATGCTGCCGTTAGCGCGGATCCAGACCTGGCGAGCCGGTTGATCGACATGACCTTTCAGCGGGTTATGGAACACGACCGGGCGAATCTCCAGCGGCTTTTCACTCAGAAACTTCTCTTTCGCCTGCTGCGGCAGGAATTTTTCCAGCGAGCGCGCAATCTCTGTCTCGGATGGAAGCGCATCCGGTTTCGGTGCCGCAGGCATCTCTTTTTGGTGCTCATAACCAGGTTCAGGTGCCTGGAATGAAGCAGTCATGTAGAAGATAGGTTTGCCGTTTTGCACCGCAGCAACGCGGCGAGCGCTAAAACTGTTGCCGTCGCGCAGGGTTTCTACGTCATAAACAATGGGTTTTTGGCTGTCGCCCGGACGTAAAAAATAGCTATGGAAAGAGTGAACAAGGCGGTCTTCAGGCACGGTTTCTTTTGCCGCGTAAAGCGCCTGGCCGACCACTTGCCCGCCAAACACCTGGCGCAGGCCTAAATCCTCGCTTTGGCCACGGAACAATCCCTCTTCAATTTTTTCCAGGTTAAGTAACGCCAATAAATTGCTGAGCGCCTGACTCATAAAATGTCCTCAATAAAAGGGAATGTGGCAAATTTCATCGATTATAACATGCCCGTAAACGGCGTATTTGATGAGCTGATGCTGGGAACATTCCTGGTTTTGAGCAGAATTCAGTGATCTGTGCCACACTTAAGCCGTTAAGCGCGTTTTTCAGCGGGGTTCGTCCCCGGCGCTACATTGATAATAAGGAGAAAAAATCAATGAAACTTGTGCCTATGTTAAGTGCTTTGGCCATCGCGGTTGCTGTTGCAGGTTGTTCACATAAGAGTGCTGATGTGCCGACTCCTGCGCCGAGTGCCTCCGCCGGGGCCGCATCTGCCCAGCAATCTAACATCGCAATGCCTAACGTCTCCGGTACGGCATGGATCCGTCAGCGGGTTGCTCTGCCGCCAGATGCGGTGCTGACCGTTACCGTTTCCGATGCTTCACTGGCCGATGCCCCTTCTAAAGTCATTGCCCAGAAAGTCACGCGTACCGAAGGTAAACAGGCGCCTTTCAGCTTCGTGATCCCGTTCAATCCGGCTGACATTCAGCCGAACGCACGTATCCTGCTAAGTGCCGCCATCACCGTGGACGGTAAGCTGATGTTTATCACCGATACCTTCCAGCCGGTGATCAACCAGGGCGGGACGAAGGCCGACCTGACGCTGGTGCCGGTACAAAATACGGCGATTCCGCTTCAGCAAGGCGGCGGGGCGGCAACAACGGTGCCATCCACCTCGCCAACTCAGGTGACGCCATCTTCGGCGGTGCCTGCGCCAACAACGTACTAAAGCGAAACGCCCCCGAATGGGGGCGTTTTAATATTTCCAGCGGTAACGCAGCATATCGATATGCCCGTCGCCTGACACCATCACCCCTTCAGAAAGCAGCGCCTGGCGCTGACGCTGGAGATCGGGGCCCGTCAGTGAAATCACACCCTGCCGGTTCACCACCCGATGCCACGGTAAACGGCTGCCTTCGGGCAGTCGCTTGAGCACGCCACCCACCTGGCGGGCAGCCCGGGGCGACCCGGCCAGCGCGGCAATTTCGCCGTAGGTGGTAACGTAACCTTCGGGAATGGCGGCAACAATTTGGTAAACTCGCTGAGGAAAGGAATCGTGCTTATCCATAGAGAACTCCTGGCAAAATCGCCCCTAAGGATAATCGGCGATGGAGAAAGCACCAAGTTAAACCGTTGATGCGCAATAAACCAACACCTGACAGCCGCTGGCTTGCAATTCGCGGGGGGGATGTGGATAATGCGCCAGCGCGTTGGATAACAACGCTCTCAATGGGGGCCCTGTTGGTTCTCCCGCAACACTAACTTGTGAACTCGGTCAGGTCCGGAAGGAAGCAGCCGCAGCAGGCGACGTGTGTGCCGGGATGTAGCTGGCAGGGCCCCCACCCATTTCAGGCTACCCCTTAGCCAGTACTGTTTTAGCTCTACGCTTTTCTCCCCAGCCTAAATTGATCCCTGCCGCAGCCAGCAAAATCATTGCGCCGCCGAAAAACTGAATCGGGCTCAGGCTGTGATGAAAGACAAAGCGATCCACGATCACCGCCACGATCGGGTAGATAAAAGAGAGTGAGGCGGTAATTGACGTCGGCAGCTTTTGAATCGCGCCGTACAGCAACTGGTACATCATGCCGGTATGGAGTATGCCCAGCGTGGCTACAATTCCCCAATGCGTGAACGTCATGCGCTGCTGGAAATCGACCAGCGGCAGCAGCATCAGCGTGCCGACGACTACCTGGACAAGGGCAATTTGCTGTGCGGGCACGCCTTTTAGCTGGCGAATAATCAGCGCCGTCAGGGCATAAAAGAACGCGGCACCCAGCGCCATCGCAATCCCGGTAAGCCAGCCGTTGCTGCCGCCATGGTTAAACCCGCTAGAAAACACAAGCAGCATGCCGGTAAAGGACGCGCCCAGCCAAAGCCACTTGCTGCGGCTGACTTTCTCTTTCAGGATAAAAACGCCCATCCCGACCAGCATCAGCGGCTGCGTATTGTAGAGCACAGTGGCAAGGCCAATGGATGTTCGTGAATAGGCGGCGAACAACAGCAGCCAGTTGATGACTAACGCCACGCCGCTCAGGGCGGCAATCAAAACAACCCTGCTGTTCAAATGGCTGCGCCAGTTACCACTCATCAGGCCCAGGATGAACAGCGTGACAGCGGCAAAGATGCAGCGCCAAAACACGACGTTGGTAACAGGTTGCTGAGAAAGCACCACCAGTGCGCCGATAGTGCCGGAGATGAGCATCGCCGCAATCATTTGCAGGCTGCCGGTTCTTATCTCACGAGTCATTTTGTTTCTCCAGAATAAAGAGCTTTATTCTGGGCACTGTGGCCGGGACGTTGAAGTGGTAAAATTAGCTCATTCCATTCTTTTGCCTTTATAAATGAGATAAAAATGAGTCATTCCCTTCTCGATGAAATAGACAGGCATATCCTGACTGTTCTTACGGCCGATGCCCGTATTTCGTTGAAAGTGCTGAGCGGAAAAATCGGGCTTTCCTCACCGAGTACGGCAGAAAGAGTGAAACGCCTCGAGGAACGCGGTGTGATCAACGGCTACACCACGAATGCCAACTTGCAGGCCCTGGGCTACACCATGCAGGCGCTGGTTCGCATGAAGCCTCTGCCGGGGATGCTGCAGAAAGTAGAGAAGATGATTCAGGCCATTCCAGAATGTATCGAATGCGACAACATTACCGGAGAAGACTGCTTTATTATTCGCCTGGCGCTTCGTTCGGTGGGGCAACTGGATGATATTCTTAATGGGCTGACTGAATTCGCCCAGTGCAATACGTCAATCGTCAAAAGCATGCCGGTGAAGCGAAGGCTACCGCCTTTGTAAAGAAATAAACCAGATATATTTTCCGGTTATTTGAATTATGACAGAAATATTAAATTTATCGCACTGGCTGGATCTTATTTATTCTCTATAGTATTAAACACAAACCTCTGTTTAAGCACTAAGGATTTGCAATGACGACGGCTACGTTGAACGTAAAAATAAGCATCGAGTTAAAAGAGAAGATTCGTCACTATGCGGAAGAGAATAGTGAAACCCTGGCAAGCGTAACGGAGCGACTTCTGTCCAAAGCCTTTGACGATCTCGACAGCGACGTGGGGGTCGATGAAGATGATGTGGACAGCCAGCATACTTCTGAAGCTCGCGTGACGCCACTAAACGATCGCGAGATCAAGGCATTGCGTAAACTGCTGAAGAAGAAAAAATGAACGCCGGTACGGACAGTACCGCCTACGACTATCAGCAAGCCTGTGAATTATTGCGTTCAGGCTACCTGAAAAAAGTGAAACTGGGCTGGAATATTGGCAGCGATGAGTTTTTCCGCATCGCTTCAGACTGGTGTGATACCGGGGCCAGTATTAAAAAAGAGGGTGAATATTTCACCATCACCCTAAAAGGGTTTGCCATTCCTCGAATTTCACAGCATTAATTTTTAGCACCGACTTATTGCTATCCTTACAGAATAATATTTCCCTCTTTTATTTTAGAGGGAAATATTTCGCTTTCTAAAATACCATTCCCCGCAGACTTTCATTTCTTGTTGCCGCCAGATGTTGCCAGAGCGGCTGCAGCCGCTGCAGGGCAAGCTGCATCTCTGCGGGTTCAAGGCTGAAGGGAAGGCGTAAAAAGCGCTCAAAAGCCCCTTCGACCCCAAACCGAGGCCCGGCCCCTATCCGAATTCCCTGACTCTCGGCGGCGGCGGCAAAAATCGTGGCCAGCGGCTTGGGTAACTCCACCCACCACGACAGCCCGCCTTCCGGGGGCGACGTTTGCCAGTCCGGGAACAACGTTTGCATGGTGGCAAAGCTGGTTTCGCAGCGTTGACGAAGCATCTCTCTACGCTGAGGCAAGAACTGCGCCGCGTCGTTAAACAATTGCGTGGCGGCCAGCTGCTCCAGCAAAGGCGTCCCTAAATCAAAGGTATTACGGATTTGTATCAGCGAATTGATGGTTTTGCCTGAGGCCCTTATCCAGCCCAGCCGCAGCCCACCCCAGAAACTTTTCCCTGCGGAGCCGAGCGAGATGGTGTGTTCTTCCGGGCCAAAAGCGGCCAGGGGAGGCGGCGGCGGTGCGTCAAACCAGAGATCCGCCATCGTCTCATCCACAACCAGCGTGGTGTGGCTACGGGCGGCAATCTCGTTCACTCTTTGGCGCGTGGCGGTATCCATACAGCGGCCTGTGGGATTATGAAAGTCGGGAATTAAGTAGGCCAGGCGGGGAGATGTCTGGGCGATAGTCGCCGCTAAACCGTCAACATCCCAGCCGCTCTCGGGCAGACTGACCGGCACGGGGCGGCAGGAGGCTCCGCGAATAGCCGCCAACGCCATCGGGTAAGTAGGATGGTCAACGACCACGCGATCGCCCGGGCCGGTGAACAGTCTAAGTATCAGGCCCAGGCCGCTGACGGCACCGTTGACCACCATGATTTGGTCAGGCGTGGTGGGTAACCCTCGTGATGCATAATGCCGCGCAATCGCTTCTCTCAGCTCCGGCAAGCCCTGGCTGTCATAACCGGTTGAGGACAAATGCTCCGGCAGAAAAGTGAGCGCGGTGGAATAGGCCCGATGAATTTCCGGCCCGGCGCTGAGGGCGGCGGTAGAGAGATCCAACACCGGGGCATTGCCGGGTAACGGGGAGATGGCCGGGCTGCTCTCGGGCAGCATGGTGACAGAGCCTGAACCCTGCCTGCTCAGCAGATAGCCTTCTTCCCGGAGCAGCGTCAGCGCGGAGGCCACCGTGGTACGGCTCACGCTCAGGGCGCCAGAAAGCTCTCTTTCTCCCGGCAGCCTGCTGTCGAGCGGTAGGCGGCCATCAAGGATCAGCAGCCGCAGCCCGTC
Coding sequences within:
- a CDS encoding Lrp/AsnC family transcriptional regulator, whose translation is MIDKIDQKLLAMLQQDCTLSLQALADAVNLTTTPCWKRLKRLEDEGYIRGKVALLDPEKLGLGLTAFVLIKTQQHSSEWYCKFVSVVEAMPEVLGFWRMAGEYDYLIRVQVADMKRYDDFYKRLVNGIPGLSDVTSSFAMEQIKYTTALPLTS
- a CDS encoding SmdA family multidrug ABC transporter permease/ATP-binding protein yields the protein MRLFAQLSWYFTREWRRYLGAVALLIIIAILQLVPPKVVGVIVDGVVQQRLSSQQVLMWIGLMLLIAVVVYLVRYVWRVLLFGASYQLAVELRENYYRQLSRHHPEFYLRHRTGDLMARATNDVDRVVFAAGEGVLTLVDSLVMGLAVLIVMSTQISWQLTLLALLPMPIMAVVIKRDGARLHDRFKVAQAAFSALNDRTQESMTSIRMIKAFGLEDRQSALFAAEAQDAGAKNMRVARIDARFDPTIYVAIGAANLLAIGGGSWMVIDGALTLGQLTSFVMYLGLMIWPMLALAWMFNIVERGSAAYSRIRAMLEEEPGVVDGDKTLPEGRAELVAAIRQFHYPQTAQPTLQNVNFTLKPGEMLGLCGPTGSGKSTILALIQRHFDVEEGDIRYHDIPLTALKIDGWRSRLAIVNQTPFLFSDTVASNIALGKPGATQEEIEHVARLASVHEDILRLPQGYDTEVGERGVMLSGGQKQRISIARALLLDAEILILDDALSAVDGRTEHQILHNLREWGEHRTVIISAHRLSALTEASEILVMQHGHIAQRGSHDALASQSGWYRDMYRYQQLEAALDEAPEQEEVRENANES
- a CDS encoding SmdB family multidrug efflux ABC transporter permease/ATP-binding protein, with translation MSRKQQWPTIKRLLAYGSPWRKPLGGAMLMLWVAAAAEVCGPVLVSYFIDNLVAKNQMPLGLAAGLAVAYILLSISAAGLHYLQALLFNRAAVGVVQKLRTDVMDAALRQPLSAFDTQPVGQLISRVTNDTEVIRDLYVTVVATVLRSAALIGAMLVAMFTLDWRMALVAITIFPAVIAVMFIYQRYSTPIVRRVRGYLADINDGFNEVINGMSVIQQFRQQARFGERMGQASRSHYLARMQTLRLDGWLLRPLLSLFSAMILCGLLMLFGFTSRGTIEVGVLYAFINYLGRLNEPLIELTTQQSILQQAVVAGERVFELMDGKRQDYGNDNRPLASGAISVDNVSFAYRGDRLVLQDINLEVPSRSFIALVGHTGSGKSTLANLLMGYYPLTKGEIRLDCRPLDSLSHETLRRGVAMVQQDPVVMADSFFANVTLGRDISEEMVWQALETVQLAELARALPEGIHTRLGEQGNNLSVGQKQLLALARVLVEAPQILILDEATANIDSGTEQAIQRALAAVRQHTTLVVIAHRLSTITDADTILVLHRGQAVERGTHSELLAQQGRYWQMYQLQLAGEELAASAQEESLTA
- the glnK gene encoding P-II family nitrogen regulator; this encodes MKLVTVVIKPFKLEDVREALSSIGIQGLTVTEVKGFGRQKGHAELYRGAEYSVNFLPKVKIDVAIADDQLDEVIDVISKAAYTGKIGDGKIFVAELQRVIRIRTGEADEAAL
- the amtB gene encoding ammonium transporter AmtB, translating into MKKLAALLGLGALALLPTLAFAADAPAVADKADNAFMMICTALVLFMTIPGLALFYGGLIRSKNVLSMLTQISVTFALVCVLWVVYGYSLAFGTGNNFFGSFDWVMLKNIQLKALMGTFYQYIHVAFQGSFACITVGLVVGSLSERVRFSAVVIFAAVWLTLSYVPIAHMVWGGGILATHGALDFAGGTVVHINAAVAGLVGAYLVGKRVGFGKEAFKPHNLPMVFIGTAILYFGWFGFNAGSASAANEIAALAFVNTVVATAAAILSWVFGEWALRGKPSLLGACSGAIAGLVGITPACGYVGVGGALLIGLVVGLAGLWGVTTLKKWLNVDDPCDVFGVHGVCGIIGCIMTGIFAATSLGGVGYAEGVTMGHQLLVQLESVAITIVWSGVVAFIAFKIADLTVGLRVPEEQEREGLDVNSHGENAYNN
- the tesB gene encoding acyl-CoA thioesterase II, with product MSQALSNLLALLNLEKIEEGLFRGQSEDLGLRQVFGGQVVGQALYAAKETVPEDRLVHSFHSYFLRPGDSQKPIVYDVETLRDGNSFSARRVAAVQNGKPIFYMTASFQAPEPGYEHQKEMPAAPKPDALPSETEIARSLEKFLPQQAKEKFLSEKPLEIRPVVFHNPLKGHVDQPARQVWIRANGSMPQDLRVHQYLLGYASDFNFLPVALQPHGVGFLEPGMQVATIDHSMWFHRPFDMNEWLLYSVESTSASSARGFVRGEFYTQDGVLVASTVQEGVMRHRG
- a CDS encoding YbaY family lipoprotein; this encodes MKLVPMLSALAIAVAVAGCSHKSADVPTPAPSASAGAASAQQSNIAMPNVSGTAWIRQRVALPPDAVLTVTVSDASLADAPSKVIAQKVTRTEGKQAPFSFVIPFNPADIQPNARILLSAAITVDGKLMFITDTFQPVINQGGTKADLTLVPVQNTAIPLQQGGGAATTVPSTSPTQVTPSSAVPAPTTY
- a CDS encoding MGMT family protein gives rise to the protein MDKHDSFPQRVYQIVAAIPEGYVTTYGEIAALAGSPRAARQVGGVLKRLPEGSRLPWHRVVNRQGVISLTGPDLQRQRQALLSEGVMVSGDGHIDMLRYRWKY
- a CDS encoding DMT family transporter, which translates into the protein MTREIRTGSLQMIAAMLISGTIGALVVLSQQPVTNVVFWRCIFAAVTLFILGLMSGNWRSHLNSRVVLIAALSGVALVINWLLLFAAYSRTSIGLATVLYNTQPLMLVGMGVFILKEKVSRSKWLWLGASFTGMLLVFSSGFNHGGSNGWLTGIAMALGAAFFYALTALIIRQLKGVPAQQIALVQVVVGTLMLLPLVDFQQRMTFTHWGIVATLGILHTGMMYQLLYGAIQKLPTSITASLSFIYPIVAVIVDRFVFHHSLSPIQFFGGAMILLAAAGINLGWGEKRRAKTVLAKG
- a CDS encoding Lrp/AsnC family transcriptional regulator yields the protein MSHSLLDEIDRHILTVLTADARISLKVLSGKIGLSSPSTAERVKRLEERGVINGYTTNANLQALGYTMQALVRMKPLPGMLQKVEKMIQAIPECIECDNITGEDCFIIRLALRSVGQLDDILNGLTEFAQCNTSIVKSMPVKRRLPPL